Below is a window of Dehalococcoidales bacterium DNA.
TTCCTGGCCCTGGCCGGGATTATCGTGGCTGCTCCGGTGATGGGCATTATCGCCCTGATTATTAAGTTCGATTCAAAAGGGAGCGCGATATACCGCCGCGAGCAGGTAGGCGAAAACGGTGATTACTTTACCGCTTTCAAGTTCCGCACCATGACAGAAAATAACGACGACAGCGTGTACCGGGAGTACATGGCGCGCTACATTAAGGAAGGCGTGCCCTACGCCATCGACGAGGAAGGGAAACCCGTCTATAAAGTCATAAACGACACGCGGGTGACCCGGTTCGGCGCGCTACTGCGCAAGACCAACCTGGACGAGCTCCCCCAGTTGTTTAACATCCTGAGGGGGGAAATGTCCTGGGTGGGGCCGCGGCCGGACGTGCCCCTGGCCGTCTCCATGTACCAGGCCTGGCATATGAAAAGGCTGGCCATCAGGCCCGGACTTACCGGTCTGTGGCAGGTCAGCGGCCGCAAGAATTTGAACTTCCAGGACATGGTGCGGCTGGACATCGAATATATCAGGAAGCAGTCACTGCTTCTGGACGCCAAGATATTTTTACTAACGGTAGTTACCATTCTCAAGAGAGACGGCAGCTAACGATAAGGAAGGAGACAGGTATGGTTAAAGTAGGGGTTGTTGGGTGCGGCTATTGGGGGCCGAAGCATATAAGAGTATGCAATGAGACGACTGAGGCCAGGTTGACCACTGTCTGTGATGTTGACGAGAAAAAACTCCAGCAGGTGCGGGCACAGTATCCCAATGTAAAGGTCACATCAAATTACGATGAGTTCCTGAATGATGTCGAAGCCGTAGTGATAGCTACGCCGGTAAATACTCATTATGACCTGGCGAAGAAAGCGCTGCTCCAGGACAAGCATGTTTTGATAGAGAAGCCGATGACGTTCAACAGCCGCGAGGCGCTGGACCTTATCGAAGTGGCGGATAAACGGGAACTGGTGTTGATGGTGGGACACACCTACCAGTATCACCCGGCCGTTGACCTCCTGGTGGACATCGTGAAAAAGGGCGAACTGGGTGAGATTTACAGCATAGACTCGGACCGGCTCAACCTGGGCTTATACCGGCCGGACGTTAACGTGTTGTGGGATCTGGCCCCGCATGATATCAGCATCATGCTCATGCTGCTGGACCAGGAACCGATTTCCGTAAGCGCCCGCGGCGCCCACCGGGCCGGCGGCGATGTTTACGACGTAGCTTACCTGGAAATCCTTTTCGCCAACGGCGTCATGGGCAACCTGCACGTCAGCTGGCTGCACCCCCGCAAGATACGGCAGATGACCGTAGTCGGCAGCCTGAAAATGGCCGTCTATGATGATGTCTCCGAATCTGAAAAAATACAGATTTATGACAAGGGTCTGGTGATTAACGGTAACTGTCACCTCAACGGTAACGGTAATGGTAATGGTAATGGGAATGGGAACGGCAACGGCCTCAACAAATTTTCCGCCTGGCCGCCCAACTACCGCTACGGCAACATCGTTATCCCGTTCGTCTCCGGCGCCGAGCCGCTCAAAATACAGTGCACCAACTTCATCAACTGCATCAGGGAAAACAAAGTGCCCAAGAGTGACGGCTGGATGGGCCTCAAGGTAACCGGCATCCTGGAAGCCGCGGACCTGTCCCTTTCACATGACGGGCAGAGAGTAAAGCTGGATGCGGCGCTGGTGGGCATCGTTTAAGTCGAATCAAGTCTGGGGAACATACTTGTAGAGGACTACAAAAAAGATATGGAAAAAACAATAAAGTCACCAATAGATCTGACCGCAGCGGATGAAATCATCCTGCAAATGCATGATGACGCGGTAATAGATGACGGCGTCACCCTGGGCTACGAGCCCAGCCGCAAGGTAGACCGCTACCTGTCCATCGGCCCGGGGGCGCGTATCAGGCAGGGCACCATCATCTACCGGGGCAGCCGCATCGGCGCCAACCTGGAGACCGGGCATAACGTGCTCATCCGGGAAGAAAACGAAATCGGAGATAATTTCCGCATCTGGAACAACTCCGTGGTGGACTACGGCTGCCACATCGGCAATAACGTGAAAATTCATAACAAGGTATATATCGGCCAGTTCAGCATCATCGAGGATGATGTTTTTATCGCTCCCGGGGCAACCTTCGCCAATGACATGCATCCCGGCTGCCCCAACTCTCACGAGTGCATGCGCGGCCCGCATATCAAGAAGGGCGCCCAGATAGGCATCAACAGCACCCTGTTACCCCGTGTCATCATCGGGGAGAGGAGCTTAGTCGGAGCCGGCAGCGTGGTCACCAAAGACGTTCCGGACGGGGTTGTCGTCTATGGTAACCCGGCCCACGTGGTATGCAAAATCGAAGACCTGACCTGTACTTCAGGCCTCAGGGATAAACCCTATCCTAATGTGATTTTTGGAGGCATGAATGACTGTTCCATTAGTTGATCTGAAAAAACAATATCAAGAAATCAAGAAGGACGTTCTTGATGAAATAAGCCTGGCACTGGATGGCATGCAGCTGTTCCTGGGCAAAAATGTGCAGGCGGTGGAAACAAGTTACGCCGCGTTCTGCGGGACCAAGTACGCCATCGGCGTGGGTTCGGGGACGGACGCTCTCCACATCGCCCTGCGCGCCTGCGGCATCGGCCCCGGGGACGAGGTCATCACCGTGGCGCATACTTTTATCGCGACCGTCGAGGCGATTATACTTGCCGGCGCCAAACCGGTGCTGGTTGACATCGACCCCGAGACCTGCAACATAGACCCCGCCGAGGTAGCGAAAAAGATTACCAAAAAGACCAGGGCCATCCTCCCGGTGCACCTCTACGGGCACCCGGCGGATATGGACCCCATCAAGGAGCTGGCCAAATTGCACAAGCTCTGGGTGATAGAAGACTCCTGCCAGGCGCACGGGGCAGAATACAAAGGGCAGCGCACCGGCTCGCTGGGGGACATTGGCTGTTTCAGCTTCTATTTCACCAAGAACCTGGGCGGTTACGGGGAGGGCGGCATCATCACCACCTCCAACCCGGATTTAGCCGCCAAGTGCCGCATGATACGCGACCATGGTCAGAATGCCAAGTACTACCACCAGACCATGGGCGTCAACGGCCGGCTCGATGAGATACAGGCCGCCGTACTGAAAATCAAGCTGCGCCATCTCGATGACTGGACGGAGATGCGGCGGAACAACGCCCAAATCTACCGGGAATACCTGCCGTCATCCGTGGCGCTGCCAGGCGAGATGCCCTGGGCGAAGCACGTTTACCATCTCTTTGTGATAAAGACGCCGGAACGTGACGGCCTTAAGTCCTGGCTGGAGCAAAAGGGAATAGCCACCGGCATGCATTACCCGGTGCCCATTCATTTGCAGGAAGCCTGGCGTGAATACGGCGGCGAAGATATTTACCTGCCGGTCACGGAAAAAATAACCAAGGAAATTCTTTCCCTCCCAATGTACCCGGAATTGAGTGAGGGGGAAATACAATATATTTGCGGCTGTGTCCGAGAGTTCAGTGAATCCAGATCAAAAGTGGAGGTTCTACGCTAGCTACAGTGCCAACAAAGCTATCAATCTCTTGATAGATTGACAAACAGGCGGAGGTGAATTCAATGTTAAAAACTCGCAATGGTAAGGAAACCCAGGAAACTAAACAAGAACCCAAGCTAAAACCCGAGGATAAATCTCGTCAGGAAGCCGAAGCCGCCCAGGCAAAAGCCAAACAGGAAAAAGCGGCAGCCAAGATGGTCAAAGAAGCAGCTGCCCGGGCCCAAAAAGAGGCTGAGGCAATCGCCAAAGAGCGGGCCAGGCAGGAAAAAACAGCCGCCCGCGAGCGAGCTCTACAGGCGAAAAAGGCAGAGAAAACGGCTAAAATAGCCGCTGCCTGGGTCAAGAAAGAGCTTGCGGCTGACGCCAAGAGAAAGGCGAAGCAGGAAGCTGAAGCAGCCAATATGAAAGCCAAAGAGGGAAAAGAGGTTGTTCAGAAGGCGCAATTAGCTGCCGCCGCGGCGAAAAAAGAAGCCGAGGCAATCGCCCGGAAGAAAGCGCAGGAAGAAGCTGAAGCCGTGAAAAAGTCCCAACAGGCTGCCGAAGAAAATAGAAAAGCGGTTGAAGCAATCGCCAAAGAAAAGGCCAGAAAGGAAGCCGAAG
It encodes the following:
- a CDS encoding DegT/DnrJ/EryC1/StrS family aminotransferase, producing the protein MTVPLVDLKKQYQEIKKDVLDEISLALDGMQLFLGKNVQAVETSYAAFCGTKYAIGVGSGTDALHIALRACGIGPGDEVITVAHTFIATVEAIILAGAKPVLVDIDPETCNIDPAEVAKKITKKTRAILPVHLYGHPADMDPIKELAKLHKLWVIEDSCQAHGAEYKGQRTGSLGDIGCFSFYFTKNLGGYGEGGIITTSNPDLAAKCRMIRDHGQNAKYYHQTMGVNGRLDEIQAAVLKIKLRHLDDWTEMRRNNAQIYREYLPSSVALPGEMPWAKHVYHLFVIKTPERDGLKSWLEQKGIATGMHYPVPIHLQEAWREYGGEDIYLPVTEKITKEILSLPMYPELSEGEIQYICGCVREFSESRSKVEVLR
- a CDS encoding sugar transferase; the protein is MQVANIKTNIIEKAETDTCRKSREAAATVSAKANKKVRPFSYRFWKNIMDRFLALAGIIVAAPVMGIIALIIKFDSKGSAIYRREQVGENGDYFTAFKFRTMTENNDDSVYREYMARYIKEGVPYAIDEEGKPVYKVINDTRVTRFGALLRKTNLDELPQLFNILRGEMSWVGPRPDVPLAVSMYQAWHMKRLAIRPGLTGLWQVSGRKNLNFQDMVRLDIEYIRKQSLLLDAKIFLLTVVTILKRDGS
- a CDS encoding Gfo/Idh/MocA family oxidoreductase, with protein sequence MVKVGVVGCGYWGPKHIRVCNETTEARLTTVCDVDEKKLQQVRAQYPNVKVTSNYDEFLNDVEAVVIATPVNTHYDLAKKALLQDKHVLIEKPMTFNSREALDLIEVADKRELVLMVGHTYQYHPAVDLLVDIVKKGELGEIYSIDSDRLNLGLYRPDVNVLWDLAPHDISIMLMLLDQEPISVSARGAHRAGGDVYDVAYLEILFANGVMGNLHVSWLHPRKIRQMTVVGSLKMAVYDDVSESEKIQIYDKGLVINGNCHLNGNGNGNGNGNGNGNGLNKFSAWPPNYRYGNIVIPFVSGAEPLKIQCTNFINCIRENKVPKSDGWMGLKVTGILEAADLSLSHDGQRVKLDAALVGIV